The segment TTATTTGATTCCGTCTTTCAGCGCTTTACCGGGTTTGAAAGCCGGTACTTTGCTTGAAGGAATTTCGATTTCTTCACCAGTCTGCGGGTTGCGGCCTTTACGTGCGGAACGTTCGCGCACTTCAAAGTTTCCGAAGCCAACCAGCTGAACCTTATCGCCGCTTTGCAGTGCACCTGTGATCGCTTCAAAAACTGCATCTACCGCTTTCGTAGCGTCTTTTTTGGGAAGTTCAGTTGCTTCTGTAACTACGTTGATCAAATCTGATTTATTCATGTCTTCTCACCTCCCTGGTTAAAAGTTCCGGTATCATACACTCTTTCCGTTTCAACGTAAAATATACGTGATAATCCCGTTTAATACTAGAAACTGGCACCTCTCTTCTAGAAGCGCAACAAACTTATAGTAATACAGCCCACCCATAATTTCAAGGCGTTCCTCAAAAAAGGAGCAGAAAGTAGCAGGTTTCCCTTCATTCCGCTGCAATTGCGCAGTCTATTACTACCAGTTATGCCGTAAAAACGGAAGCTTTCCAGGGAGAATTCCCCTTTTCCACTCTAGCAGTGAGAGGGCCCGGAAATAGCAAAAGAGCGGGAAAAGCTCCCGCTCCAAAGGACAAGCCTATTTCATTTAGAGGATGATGGCGATCAGGCCGCCTGAACCTTCATTGATAATCCGGCCCAGCGTTTCCTGCAGCTTGTAGCGGGCATTGTCCGGCATCATCGCGATCTTGCCCTGAATGCCCTCACGGACTATGGAATGCAGGGACCGGCCGAAGATATCGGATTCCCAGATTTTGATCGGGTCATTCTCAAAGTCCTGCATCAGGTAGCGCACCAGCTCTTCACTCTGCTTCTCTGTACCGATAATCGGCGAGAACTCCGACTCGACATCCACCCGGATCATATGGATCGACGGCGCCGTAGCCTTCAGCCGGACTCCGAAGCGGGAGCCTTGGCGGATCAGCTCAGGCTCATCCAGCGCCATCTCGGCCAGAGAAGGTGCGGCGATACCATACCCCGTGGTCTTAACCATTTCCAGCGCTTCCGAGAAGCGGTCATATTCGCGCTTGGCGTGGGAGAAGTCCTGCATCAGCTGGAGCAGGTGATCCTTGCCGCGAATCTCGACCCCGACTACCTCCATCAGCACCTGATCATACAGCTCTTCGGGAGCGTAGAGGTCAATCTCGGCTACCCCCTGGCCCATGTTCATGCCGCTGAGGCCTGCCCGGTCGATGAAATCATATTCGGTAAACTGGGAGACCAGGCGGTCCACATCGCGCAGACGGCGGATATCCTTCACGGTATCACGGACAGAATTCTCATAGCTGCTGCGCAGCCAGTGATTCTCGCCCAGCACCATCACCCAGCTCGGCAGGTTAACATTAACTTCATGTACAGGGAATTCATACAGTACTTCGCGCAGGACACCAGTCACATCGTCCTCGGTCATATTCGCAGCGCTGAGCGTCATCACCGGAATATCATATTTGAGGGCAAGCTCACTGCGGAGCTGCTGGACTTCCTCACTGCGCGGCCGGGTGGAGTTGATGACCAACACGAAGGGCTTGCCGACCTCCTTCAGCTCTGCGATCACGCGCTCTTCGGAATCGACATACGAGCTCCGTGGAATCTCGGCAATCGTACCGTCGGTGGTCACTACCACACCCAGAGTCGAGTGCTCCTGAATGACCTTGCGTGTCCCGATTTCAGCCGCTTCCTGGAATGGAATCGGTTCCTCGAACCATGGCGTCGAGATCATCCGCGGACCATTCTCATCCTCATACCCTTTTGCGCCTTCCACTGCATAGCCTACACAATCGACCAGCCGGACGTTAACCTCCAGGCCTTCGGCCACCTTAATCTGCACCGCATTGTTGGGTACGAATTTAGGCTCGGTAGTCATAATAGTTTTGCCTGCCGCACTTTGCGGCAGCTCATCGACCGCTCTTACCCGGTCTGCTTCACTCGTGATGTTCGGCAGAACAATCGTTTCCATGAAGCGCTTGATGAATGTCGATTTCCCCGTGCGAACCGCGCCGACGACGCCAAGATAAATGTCTCCGCCGGTACGCTCGGCAATGTCCTTGAAAATATCCACTTTTTCCAAAAGAGATCCCCTCCTCATATTACTCCGAAGAAAAAATGCCTGAAGAGCATCGACTTCGCGTTCCGCCGGCAAACTGACCCTTGCAGGACAACCACCGGACTAAGCTTTGCCCGCCCGAAGCCTAGCTTACTTGCCTGAGGCGAAGCAAGGTTGCCCCGCGCTAAACTCCGAATGCTCGGACATGCATTTGGACTAGTATCATCATATGTATCCGTAACGGATTTATGACCAGCGTCCGCGCATTTTTGCATCTGAAATTTCGTATACCCGCTCTAGCTCGCCACTGCGTCAAGACACCCGGAAGTCTTCTCATCAAGTCTATGAGGGCGGCTTGCGGCCTAGAACTACTATCCGTTCTGAGATTTACCGTATCAAAAAAAGCAACAATCCCCCGCTCCCGGAGAACTGCTGCCTTAATTGATAATAGTATATTGCTATTCCTGCGGAGCCTGCGGGACGGGACGGCCATCCACCCACAGATAAGGGAGAGACTTGACGGGGACATAATAGGAGGCCTGCGCAAGCTCCAGACGCAGGTCACGGTCTGCCGCCGGGCTGCTGCCGTTCTTATCAATGGCTGAGGAGATATCCGCGCTGTAATCAACATAGACTGCCCCGCTGCGATCCATCAGCAGCCCGAGCGGCTGGCCCGAATATACGCTGCTTAGCTTGATTGTCCCTGTCCCTGCCCGTTTGGCATCGATAGACACCAGGCCCGGATACAGCTCCTCCCCTGCCGGAAGCTTCCCGCCGTGTGCAGACTTATAGAGGTTCACCTTGCGCTGGATATCGTTAACCTTCTGCACGGTCACCAGGTCCATTAATTTGACCTGTGGGTCCGTCTCCTCATCCAGCACCAGAAAATGGGCGCTCCCGCCCTTCTCGAACGCTGCCGCCGGGATCTCGTCCAGGTACCCTTCCTGCTGCAGCTTATTCAGGTCAATCACGAATTTCTCGTATCTGGGCGTGTCCTGATCGCTGGTCAAGATCGGCAGCAGCCCCTTCTGCTCCTGATAATCATCGACCGCCGCCTGCACCCGCTTCACACTCTCGCGGTAACTGCTGCCGGACTGCTGCTGCTCCCGGGGATACATGCAGCCGGTTAGAGACAAGATCAGCAGAACAAGCAGCGGCAGCAGCATCGCAGACCTATTCCGGCTCTGCCGGAGCTTCACCAGATGCATAGAGTCCACTCGCAGGGCTCCTCTCTGTTCGTTCAGGGTTGCATTTGCACCGGGAGTAACCATCACCATAAGTCCTCCGCTTCGCCACGGCGCGCCGCTTCCAGTCTGCGGCGTACAGCCGCCTTCAGCGGGTCCTCAGGAATATGCACATGGACGTCGCCCCATACAGCGGCCTGACAGGCCAGGCGGACGCCTTCATCCAGCAGGCTGCCAAGCTTGCGCTTCTCCGCCTCCGCAGGAGGTCTGAGTGCCACGGCATCCGTACGCTCTACGGACACTTTGCACATCATGCATCCCGCCTTGCCTCCGCAGCGGGTAGGCAGGACGATTCCGGCTTTGCGCACAGCCTCCAGCAGCGTAACACCATGCTTGACAGAAGCTGTGCGTTGTTCCGGAAGGAAAGTGACCGTTATTTGCGATTTCGCATTCATCTTACAGCCTCCTTCCTTCGAATCAGGTTATATACGTATAGATTCGGATATCCCCAGCAGCTCGTCCAGCCTAGACTGCAGGCCGCCGGCTTCCAGATGATTCTCCTCAATGAGCTGCTCCAGAAGCGGCAAATGACCGGCTACATCCCGCTTCATCAGCTCCGCAATAGCCCGGCAGCGTTCTTCCCTGCCGCGCAGCAGATTGAAGATCAGCTCATGGACAAGCGGCATCAGGGCCAGGCGGCCGCTCCCTTCGAGTGTACATTTCGGGGCATAGGACTGCAGCTTGCTGATATCCACTGCATATTGCCCGGAGCCGCTCCCGATCCTGAATCCGCCCACCAGCTCAACCTTCACCTCCCCGATGAAGTAGAGCCCGCGCAGAGAGTAACAGCCTCCGCTATAATCCTCCTCCGGTGCGCAGACAGTGTATCTCAGCAGTGCCCGATGAAGCTGCGCGGTATCCTCCAAATCACAATAGAGGTCAATATCGCGCGGAGCAGCACTCAGCTGAACCCCGTGCAGCAGCAGACCGCAGCTTCCCCCCAGCAGCCACACCGGCGGCTTACCCGGCCCGATAACATCCAGCTCCCGCGTTATGCTGCCCAGTGCCGTCTCCAGCACATAAGGAATTCCTGAACCGGCCATCAATCTACACACGCCCCATTCCTGTAAAATCAACTAACGATTCTGTCAGAAATACGTCTGCCTGAGTATAATGTAAATGCTTACATAATTGAAGCAGCCCCGCCCAGAACTCCGATCAGCAGGATGACAAAAGCAATGACCGATAAAACAGCTCTAAGCAGTCCCTTCGTCTTGCTGCGTGCAAAAGTAATCAAAAAAACGGATAAGCCCATAATCAGTACCGCAATCAGAGACAGCCACATTTTTGTCATCGGGTCCATAGGTCATGCGCCTCCATTTCACTTTTCCCGGATTGCGACTATTATAGCGTGAATCGCGGCATTTTTTAAGTATAAATTTTAAGCATCAGCCGATTTCCCTGCCAAAAAAAGGGCATAACCCGCGGAATCAGCTTACCTTCCGGAGTTATGCCCAGTCTGAAAAGGAGCCATCCCTGCAGGAATGGCTTACTTCACGGATATGCTATTTTTTCAGCATCATTTTCATTAAAGACTCCATCGTACCGGAACCGGCGCCGCCTTTTTTAACAGTATTGACGATCTCCTGCACGGTAGCCTCGCTGACTGGCACTTTAGCCATAGCTGATACCTGTTTAATTAACTGGCGGAGCTGGGCTTCATTCTGTGTGGTGCCCGGCTTAACCGTACCGGCCAGCTTTTTGATGGCACCTTCCGAAATGTTTTTGCCCGTCTTCTTGTTGATGGCGTTCAAAGCATCCTTGGAAAAATCTCTGCTCACTGTTCATCCCTCCTCCGTCAATCCCCATTAACAACATATGAGATATTCCGGCAAAAGGTGAACGTGATCAGGAATGCCACTGCTCCCAGGTCTCCTGGGAGATGGCCTCCATCTCCGTCTTACGGTCACGGCCCATCAGGGCTTCTACCGCATTACGCGGTGTTCTGCCCTTGAACAGCACATGATAGATCTGGTCGGTGATCGGCATCTGTACGCCCAGCTTCAGCGAGATCGCATAAGCCACCTCCGTCGTCCGGATGCCTTCGACAACCATCCCCATCGAGTCCAGCACCTCATTCAGCGGCTGGCCCTGGCCCAGCATGGAGCCGGCGCGCCAGTTGCGGCTGTGCTGGCTTGTTGCCGTTACAACCAAGTCACCCAGTCCGGCAAGGCCGGAGAAGGTTAAGGGATTCGCACCCATCTCTACCCCGACCCGGGAGATCTCGGCCAGGCCGCGGGTAAGCAGTGCCGCCTTCGCATTATCCCCGAACCCCAGCCCGTCGGACAGCCCCGCACCCAGCGCGATAATATTCTTCAGTGCACCAGCCAGCTCTACCCCTAGCTGATCCCTGTTGGTATACACACGGAAGTCATTGTTAATGAACAGCCCCTGCGCCGCCTTGGCACGGCTCTCATCCGGCGAAGCCACGACGACCGTGGTCGGACAGAGGCGTACCACTTCTTCAGCATGGCTCGGCCCGGAGAGCACCACAATATCGCCTTCGCTGCAGCCCAGCTCCTCCGAGATCACTGTGGACATCCGCTTCATGGTCTCGGTCTCGAAGCCCTTCGTGGCGTGAATGCAGAGCATATCTTCCTTCCAGAACGGCTTAAGGCTATGCGCCACCTGGCGCATTCCGGAAGAAGGCGCCACAATGACTACCGCCTTCGAACCGGAGACGGCAGTCTCCATGTCCGTGGTGGCAATAATATTTCCAGGGAGCTTAATCCCCGGCAGGAAATGATGATTCGTATGTGCTTCGTTAATCTCGGCAGCCTGCTCAGGCTTTCGCGTCCACAGATAAACCTCCGAGTGGTTAGCCGCCAGCACAGTAGCCAGCGCAGTTCCCCAACTGCCCGCGACCAGCACGGTTACTTTATCAGACAACGCGATTCCCCTCCTTGGCTTTGGAGCCGATTTTGTTCTCACGGCCCTGCGAGATCTTCACGATGTTGCTGCGGTGACGCCAGAAGGCGAACACCACGATGACCAGGCTTCCCCATAGCTCCGGCGTCGTATGCTCCGTGAACAGCAGACACACTGGAGTCAGAGCCACAAAGATCAGCGAGCCCAGCGAGACATACCGTGTAAGTACAATAGCGAGAATGGCAATCGCACCGGCAATCAGTGCAGGCCAGAATACCAGTGTAGCCATCACTCCAATCGTCGTTGCAATCCCTTTCCCCCCGCGAAAGTGAAAATAGACCGGCCAGTTATGCCCGATGATGGCAGCGAGTCCGCAGACCACTGCGACCCAGCTTCCCCATCCCCCGGCCCATGTGCCAAGCCAGACTGCGGCAATTCCCTTCAGTACGTCCAGAAACAGCACCAGTATGGCCGGTCCCTTCCCCATCACACGCAGTGTATTGGTCGCTCCCGCATTGCCGCTTCCATATTGGCGGATATCAATCCCCTTAAGCAGCCGGGCGAGCAGTACACTGAAGCTGATGGAGCCAAGCAGATAGCTTATAACGATAACCAGAAGTTCAAACGCCACTACTCTTCTCCCCTAACCTTCGTTCTCGGATTTACGCCGTGTAAAGAGGCGGATCGGTGTCCCCTCGAAATTGAACGCTGCACGCAGCTTGTTCTCCAGGTAACGTTCGTAGGAGAAGTGCATCAGCGAAGGATCATTGACGAATACCACGATGGTCGGCGGCTTCGTTGCCACCTGGGTGACATAGTTAATACGCAGACGGCGGCCTTTGTCCGTAGGCGGAGGATTAATCGCCACGGCATCCGATACCACATCATTCACCAGATGGGTGGTAATCCGCAGGGCGTGCTGTTGGGCGACATGCTGCACGACAGGCAGCAGCTTCTGCAGACGCTGTTTCGTAAGCGCAGACAGGAATACCACCGGAGCATAGCTCATGAACAGGAAGTGATCGCGGATGTTGCGTTCGAAGTTCTGCATCGTCTTGTCGTCCTTCTCAATGGCATCCCATTTGTTGACAACAAAGACCGAAGCCTTGCCCGCATCATGGGCATACCCGGCGATATGCTTGTCCTGGTCGATGATGCCTTCTTCGCCGTTGATTACAACGAGTACAACATCAGCGCGCTCAATCGCCTTCATGGCTCTCATTACACTGTATTTTTCCGTGTTCTCATAGACCTTGCCGCGTTTGCGCATGCCCGCTGTATCGATCAGCACATAACGCTGCCCATCCCGTTCGAACGGTGTATCAATCGCATCGCGCGTAGTCCCCGCAACATCACTGACAATAACACGTTCTTCGCCCAGAATTGCATTGACCAGTGAGGATTTACCCACATTCGGACGTCCGATCAAGGCTACACGGATGACATCTTCATCATATTCCTCATCCACTTTATCCGGCAGACGTTCAACAACCGCGTCCAGCAGATCGCCGATTCCGGTTCCGTGACTTCCTGAAATGCCGATCGGATCACCGATTCCAAGGGTGTAAAATTCATAAATATCTTCGCTGCGCTTCATGTTATCCACTTTATTGATAGCCAGAACGATCGGCTTGCCGGAACGGAACAGAATCTGTGCCACTTCCTCATCCGAACTTGTGAGTCCGCTCTTCGCCTCGCACATGAAGACGATCACATCCGCTTCCTCAATCGCCAGCTCCGCCTGAACGCGGATGGATTTCAGAATAGCGTCTTCTCCGTCAATCTCAATCCCGCCAGTATCAATGACACTGAAGGATTTGCCGTTCCAGTCGGAGACTCCATATATCCGGTCACGTGTAATCCCCGGTTTATCTTCTACGATGGCCAGTCTATCGCCAATCAGCCGGTTAAAGATCGTCGACTTTCCGACGTTAGGCCTGCCGACAATGGCCACTACGGGTCTTGCCATATTCATTCCTCCTGTCTTCCTTACGTTACTCATCATAGCAAAAAACATTCCAATTGGCTAACCGTCTTACCCAGGTATTGCCGCTATCCTGTATGCCCTGGAAAAGACAATCGGCGAACCCTCTGATCGAGGGCTCGCCGATTACTTTACCCGTTATGATGAGATAACAAAGGGATTAGTTGTTACCCTTGAATTTGTCCAGCTTGTCGCCGAAACGTTCAGCCAGTGTGAAGCTGAGG is part of the Paenibacillus sp. FSL M7-0420 genome and harbors:
- a CDS encoding HU family DNA-binding protein, coding for MNKSDLINVVTEATELPKKDATKAVDAVFEAITGALQSGDKVQLVGFGNFEVRERSARKGRNPQTGEEIEIPSSKVPAFKPGKALKDGIK
- the der gene encoding ribosome biogenesis GTPase Der codes for the protein MARPVVAIVGRPNVGKSTIFNRLIGDRLAIVEDKPGITRDRIYGVSDWNGKSFSVIDTGGIEIDGEDAILKSIRVQAELAIEEADVIVFMCEAKSGLTSSDEEVAQILFRSGKPIVLAINKVDNMKRSEDIYEFYTLGIGDPIGISGSHGTGIGDLLDAVVERLPDKVDEEYDEDVIRVALIGRPNVGKSSLVNAILGEERVIVSDVAGTTRDAIDTPFERDGQRYVLIDTAGMRKRGKVYENTEKYSVMRAMKAIERADVVLVVINGEEGIIDQDKHIAGYAHDAGKASVFVVNKWDAIEKDDKTMQNFERNIRDHFLFMSYAPVVFLSALTKQRLQKLLPVVQHVAQQHALRITTHLVNDVVSDAVAINPPPTDKGRRLRINYVTQVATKPPTIVVFVNDPSLMHFSYERYLENKLRAAFNFEGTPIRLFTRRKSENEG
- a CDS encoding NAD(P)H-dependent glycerol-3-phosphate dehydrogenase, which produces MSDKVTVLVAGSWGTALATVLAANHSEVYLWTRKPEQAAEINEAHTNHHFLPGIKLPGNIIATTDMETAVSGSKAVVIVAPSSGMRQVAHSLKPFWKEDMLCIHATKGFETETMKRMSTVISEELGCSEGDIVVLSGPSHAEEVVRLCPTTVVVASPDESRAKAAQGLFINNDFRVYTNRDQLGVELAGALKNIIALGAGLSDGLGFGDNAKAALLTRGLAEISRVGVEMGANPLTFSGLAGLGDLVVTATSQHSRNWRAGSMLGQGQPLNEVLDSMGMVVEGIRTTEVAYAISLKLGVQMPITDQIYHVLFKGRTPRNAVEALMGRDRKTEMEAISQETWEQWHS
- a CDS encoding stage VI sporulation protein F, which codes for MSRDFSKDALNAINKKTGKNISEGAIKKLAGTVKPGTTQNEAQLRQLIKQVSAMAKVPVSEATVQEIVNTVKKGGAGSGTMESLMKMMLKK
- a CDS encoding DUF2768 family protein → MDPMTKMWLSLIAVLIMGLSVFLITFARSKTKGLLRAVLSVIAFVILLIGVLGGAASIM
- the spoIVA gene encoding stage IV sporulation protein A, with protein sequence MEKVDIFKDIAERTGGDIYLGVVGAVRTGKSTFIKRFMETIVLPNITSEADRVRAVDELPQSAAGKTIMTTEPKFVPNNAVQIKVAEGLEVNVRLVDCVGYAVEGAKGYEDENGPRMISTPWFEEPIPFQEAAEIGTRKVIQEHSTLGVVVTTDGTIAEIPRSSYVDSEERVIAELKEVGKPFVLVINSTRPRSEEVQQLRSELALKYDIPVMTLSAANMTEDDVTGVLREVLYEFPVHEVNVNLPSWVMVLGENHWLRSSYENSVRDTVKDIRRLRDVDRLVSQFTEYDFIDRAGLSGMNMGQGVAEIDLYAPEELYDQVLMEVVGVEIRGKDHLLQLMQDFSHAKREYDRFSEALEMVKTTGYGIAAPSLAEMALDEPELIRQGSRFGVRLKATAPSIHMIRVDVESEFSPIIGTEKQSEELVRYLMQDFENDPIKIWESDIFGRSLHSIVREGIQGKIAMMPDNARYKLQETLGRIINEGSGGLIAIIL
- the plsY gene encoding glycerol-3-phosphate 1-O-acyltransferase PlsY, which encodes MAFELLVIVISYLLGSISFSVLLARLLKGIDIRQYGSGNAGATNTLRVMGKGPAILVLFLDVLKGIAAVWLGTWAGGWGSWVAVVCGLAAIIGHNWPVYFHFRGGKGIATTIGVMATLVFWPALIAGAIAILAIVLTRYVSLGSLIFVALTPVCLLFTEHTTPELWGSLVIVVFAFWRHRSNIVKISQGRENKIGSKAKEGNRVV
- a CDS encoding 2Fe-2S iron-sulfur cluster-binding protein, coding for MNAKSQITVTFLPEQRTASVKHGVTLLEAVRKAGIVLPTRCGGKAGCMMCKVSVERTDAVALRPPAEAEKRKLGSLLDEGVRLACQAAVWGDVHVHIPEDPLKAAVRRRLEAARRGEAEDLW
- a CDS encoding DUF3939 domain-containing protein, producing the protein MHLVKLRQSRNRSAMLLPLLVLLILSLTGCMYPREQQQSGSSYRESVKRVQAAVDDYQEQKGLLPILTSDQDTPRYEKFVIDLNKLQQEGYLDEIPAAAFEKGGSAHFLVLDEETDPQVKLMDLVTVQKVNDIQRKVNLYKSAHGGKLPAGEELYPGLVSIDAKRAGTGTIKLSSVYSGQPLGLLMDRSGAVYVDYSADISSAIDKNGSSPAADRDLRLELAQASYYVPVKSLPYLWVDGRPVPQAPQE